ATCACCCTCCTCGGGCACGCCTGGGAGACCGCCCTGCAAGTCCAAGAGGAAGCTCAGAGCTGCGGTGGCGGCGAAGCCAGCTCGGCGGTGACGCAAGGTCCAGCAGGGAAAGCCCGACCCGGGTTAAGAGAGAGGATCCTTGTCGATTTCGGACTAGGGGGCTGCGCTCCATTGTTCACTCAGGGCCAATCAGAGTTTGCCCATTTCCTTGCAGCCAATCCCCCGTCACCCTCGCCTTCCACCCAAGCCACCCCGCCCCGCAGCCCCCAGGTCCCCATTACCTCCCCCGCATCCCTCGCGGTTCTGGGGAAGCTTCGTGACGCCACAGGTCCcgcccccagctccagccccggGCGAGTGCGTGCTGACGTCATGCTGCGTGCGGGCCGGTGCGGAATCGCTCCTTCAACTCAGCGGGGCAGGAGGAGTTAGTTACCAAAGAGCCGAGGCTGGGCGCGCGACCCTCGTCCTTCTGCCCCTGGCCGCACACTTTGCGCACATCTCTTTTCTGCATGGtggatattatttttcattatccttTTCTGGGTGCTATGGGGGATCATTCCAAGAgtaagtctttctctctctgtgtgggtgtgtatgtgtgtgtgcttaatATGCAATATTTCTAATGCAGAAGAATGTTTAGCGGATTCTACAAGTGGCTTCTATTTGACAGGACACTGGGAGAGAACAAACAAAACGAATGCATTTCCCCTGCAGGCCACCTAGCCTTTGGAAtcctgttgttttaatttaaaattaaacattctttCTCAATGTTAGGCTGCTAGGCTGACCTCAGGCTGTGAAATCTGCTTCTGTTCTGCGCTAGGGCAATTAGGTTTGATCTGGGGATGTGGGCTTTTTTGCTTGcgttgtcttttggcttttcgAAAAAGGCAGGTTTCTCTAGTTTGATCTGGGATATTTAAGAAATGTCAGAGAGGACGAGAAGAGACTCCGCTGAAAGCTGATGTGTCTGTGTTGGGATTGGAGGGAGTCGCTGTAAGAGGGAGTGTGTGGACAGAAATGCCGGAACATCACCGTTCAGTATTGATGCGGTGGCGTCCGCAGTGCTTAAAtgtctttttcccttcttctcacCTATGTATTAGCTTTCAGTACAAGATACATGGATAAAACGACTGTGTCCAAATGAATttagtagcaaaaaaaaaaggggggggtgaaGGGGAGACATAAAGCCTTCTAAAATTCGGAAGACTTTGTTTTTTCGTTTTCAGTTGTTTGGACGTTTAGAAAGCCCACTTTTCCCTGTGGTCGCAATTCTTGAAagggagcgagcgagcgagcgggTTGGGTTGGGGCTGGAGTGGCCGAGGCCCGCCCGGGTCCGCGCAGCCTGGCCTGACGCGGGCCCCGCGCCCTTCCCCGGCAGAGAAGCCCGGGACGGCCATGTGCGTGGGCTGCGGGAGTCAGATCCACGACCAGTTTATCCTGCGGGTGTCGCCCGACCTGGAGTGGCACGCCGCCTGCCTCAAGTGCGCAGAGTGCAGCCAGTACCTGGATGAGACGTGCACGTGCTTCGTGAGAGACGGGAAGACCTACTGCAAGCGGGACTATGTCAGGTGAGGCCGGCGAGAGCCCGGGCTCAGCTACTGCCTGCCGGGGGCTGGGGCTGCCCGCGGCGGCTCATCCGCGCTCCCCGGCTGGGGGAGAAGGCCACCCCAGCTCCGCACGTGGGCCGCCGTGCGCATCTGGGCCCGCGAACTCCCCGAGGGCGGGTCCCCGCAAGCTCCCTTTGGGCCACAAAGCGTCCTGGGCGCGCGTGCCCGGAGCCGGTTGCAGCCCCGGAGGCGAGGCGGGCCTCAGGCTCCTCGCTGACACCGACCGCGCCTTGGGCCCGCAGGCTGTTCGGCATCAAGTGCGCCAAGTGCCAGGTGGGCTTCAGCAGCAGCGATCTTGTGATGCGGGCGCGGGACAGCGTCTATCACATCGAGTGCTTCCGCTGCTCCGTGTGCAGCCGCCAGCTGCTGCCCGGCGACGAGTTCTCGCTGCGGGAGCACGAGCTGCTCTGCCGCGCGGACCACGGCCTCCTGCTGGAACGCGCCGCGGCCGGCAGCCCGCGCAGCCCCGGCCCGCTCCCTGGCGCCCGAGGCCTGCATCTGCCAGGTAAGCCGCGCGCGGGGCCCAATGCCGATGTGAGTGCGTGCCTGTGTGTACGGGGTGCTTGTGCTCCGATGAAAAGTTGTCACTCGGGTGTGGTCCCGTTTGCCAGGATTTTTGAGTGCAGAACTGTGGCTAGGGACACAGCTAAGTGTGTGTTTGGGTGGGGGTCTTGTGGTGGGGTGGGACACAACACCACGAACCGGGattgtgtgtgcatgagtgtgtgcatATGGGGTATTGTGGAGAATTGTGTTCTCCATGACCTGGAATACCGGACCAAGGTGAATAACCACAGAATCTGAAATGGTGTCCGTCTGGGGAGTTTGCATGGGGAATTTTAAGTAGTGTGTGGTATTGCCAGAGAGGAAAGGTGGGTTTGCCCCTGGGGGTATGTGTGTAAGGAAATACAGTTCCCATCCTAGAGCTGGGCCTGAGTTCAACCAGCCAGACGGCTAGCTAGCTGGCTGCCCCCACAAAGACTGGGTGTCTGTGTTGGTGTTTTGAGGCCCAGTTTGATGAACAACTTAGCCAAGTGCTTCTCGGGGAGGAGGGTGTGGCAGCCACAGTGGACTCGGGATCATAGAGAACACTCCAGGGATGCTCTGGGTCTGAATCAGGAGCTGCCCAGAGATGGGATCTGAGTGCACATTAGTGGCCAGAGATCGTGCCCCAGGCTGGGCAGCCACAGACTGTAGCACCAGTCTCAGCCTCTGGATGCTGTGTGGTCTCCTAgtgctccttccttctctgatCCCCGTTTTGCCTCCCTTATAGAGTGAGGAAATTGGGTTGGATGggttatttgtaaatatttatccaGACCTAGTTATGCCCGTGGGGGGATAAAAATTCACACAGTGCGACTTTTTCCCATGGGTGTGTGAACCTGGTTTATCGGATGGGGGTGTGAAACGGGATGAAGCCGGTGCCGAGGGCACTACATCTCGGGTTTCAGAGGGGCTCCCTTTTGTTTGTTGGGGGTTTGGCTTGCGGGCCCGTGGGCATCAGGCTCTATTTACCGGGGGGCTAAAAGAACCCAAAGCCAAGCGAGAATGCTAGCGGCTGCGCTCGGGCCGGGAGGGTGAGCGGCCGTTGCACCGGGGAATCTAGAGGAGGTTAGAGGAGGAGACCTTACAGGAGACCCGGGAGCTGAGGCCCGAGCGCTGGCAGGCGAGCCCCTTCTGTCCCTGGAGGCCCATCGGCGCTCCAGGACAGGTCTTCGCGGCCTTGTCCGAGTGGTctctgaaggaggaggaagggctctTGCAGGCCCCTAGGGGCAGGAGACAAGCCCCCTAATCCCGAAGCGGCGCGGCGCAGGGGTCCCGGTCGGCCTCCTTCCCCGCCCAGAGAGTCCCGGGagctcctccttcttcttcctctcaatCTCCGACTTCTTCCGGAGGGCTTCCTACGTCCCGCAGGGCCCAAGGGGGCATTCCTAGGGTAGGGTAAGTGGAGGAGGAACAGCCGGGAGCGGCCACTCCCGTCCCGCAGCGGCCTGGCGCGGGACTCCCACGCCCGGCGGGCGCTCCGGGGCTGCCTGCTCGGGGACTTGGGAAGGGACGAAAATGCATAGCTCTCGCCGGGTAGGGCGCACagctggaaagggagaggaaCTATAAAGCGAAATCACCGGCAACGAAGAGAAACGAAATAGGTCCTGGGAGGGCTCAGCCGCCTCAGGGCGGGGCaccgggcgggcggggggcggcccCGCGCTCACCTCTCCGCCTGCCCTCGCAGACCCCGGGTCCGGCCGGCAGCCCTCGCTGCGCCCGCACGTGCACAAACAGACGGAGAAGACAACCCGCGTGCGGACGGTGCTCAACGAGAAGCAGCTTCACACTCTGCGGACCTGCTATGCCGCCAACCCGCGGCCCGACGCGCTCATGAAGGAGCAGCTGGTGGAGATGACCGGCCTGAGCCCACGGGTCATCCGCGTCTGGTTCCAGAACAAGCGTTGCAAGGACAAGAAGAAATCCATCCTCATGaagcagctgcagcagcagcagcacaacGACAAGACGGTGAGGGTGAGGGACTGTGCACCAGGAGCGGGTAGGGCAGGGCCCCGAGTTCTCGCCGAGGCATCTGCGGGCCCTTTTCTGGGCGCGCTCTGGAGAGATCCAGGGGCAACTGGATTGTCCAAATAGCGTGTGTCTGCGCGTTCAGAGCAAGGTTTGCCTTGGAGATTAAGGCTGCTTAATCATTGTACCGGAGGTCGGATCTTGTCCCAGCGACAGACCTGAGTTGGAAGCTCCGAGCCTGAGGCGGCTTATGCAGCTCCTGTCTGGACAGGTTGTGTCCTCTTGGCATGGCTTGGTTTGGACACTTTTCCTCCCGAAAAACGGGAACCTTGAAGTCCTTTGCTCTGTTGGCCCCCTGTTGGCTCCAGCATTGAGGCTGGACTATGGTGGAGGTTTCTGGGGCCCGAGTGTCTTAAAAGGGAAGGAGGACTACCGGGTTGTGGTGTTGGGAGTGCCTCCCCCAAAAGGGCTTCAAGCCCCCAAACTGCTTCAGGTCCCAAATCTCGAGCCTCAGTGTCAAGGACGTGGTGGGAGACACAGTGCCTAACTTGAGCATCTTTCACCCTGACTTCCACTTGTCCCTTAGAGCCTCCAGGGATTGACCGGAACGCCCCTGGTGGCGGGCAGCCCCATCCGTCACGAGAGTGCTGTGCAGGGCAGCGCAGTGGAGGTGCAGACATACCAGCCACCTTGGAAAGCCCTCAGCGAGTTTGCCCTCCAGAGTGACCTGGACCAACCGGCCTTCCAGCAGCTGGTGAGGTCCTGCCCTACTCACCCAGACCTCAGGACTGGGTGGGGTGGGATTTAGCCGGTTGATCAAGGTGGCATGGAGGGACTTCCCAGGGGATGAGGGGCTGGGGACAGCTCTAGGCAAGGGGGAGGGATAGATAAGGGGACTGCAAATGCACCTTAGCCCATAATTCGCTCTAAACCAGGTCTCGCTGGATTAAAGCACTCgcaagggagatggagagattaaCCAACTAGATCTCCCTCCCTAATACCCCAGCGAGCTCTTGGGGATCTGGCCCACATCTCTGAAGGGCTTGCTCCCAGCTGGTGGTTTGTCCCTAAGGGACCTCCTCGATTCAGAGTATTCGGCCTGGGAGCAGCAGCTCCGGTGCCTCTTCACCCTCCTCTTCTTGGTGTCTGCACATCCCCAGGTCTCCTTCTCTGAGTCTGGCTCGCTAGGCAACTCCTCCGGCAGCGATGTGACCTCCCTGTCCTCGCAGCTCCCGGACACCCCCAACAGCATGGTGCCGAGTCCCGTGGAGACGTGAGAGGACCCCATCCACGCCAGCCCGCGGACCTCGCATGCTCCCTGCATGAGACTCACCCGTGCTCAAGCCATTCCAGCTCCGAAAACTCTCTCGcctttgtaattattattattgttatttaatgagagaggagagagaagcgGTCAGGACAGCCCAAAGCTCCAGGATACAACCTGCTTTCACCAGACCGGAGAGCCCTAATTcgagaacttttattttttcaaaaccagAATTTGGGATTTACTAGCGTTAGCtctgccctctcctcttccctcgcTCCGCGTGGCCAGCGCCGCTCTGTCCACGCCCCCCACGCGTGGAGAACAGGCGGGGCGCATCCGGCGCGGGGCTACCCCGAGCTCGTTCAGGCCGGTTCCTACCCCAAAGCCGGCGGCTTTGTCCGGGCTCTAGGCGGGGACAATCCAAATGGAACAGACACTGAATCCCCAAAGCGCATGATTGCCGGAAAAAAGTAGAAACGAGACTttccttgaaaatgttttaaattatcagTCGACGGAGGACAGAGTGTGTGAGCCTTTGCCGAACAAAACGTAAGTTATTGTTATTTATTGTGAGAACGGCCAGTTCACAGTGGGATGGATATTTtgatcttaataaaaaaaaaaataataacccaatGCGATGCTGCTGCTGTGTGCTGTGGGCGCAGCGGGAGGGCCGGCCGGCCGCAGGTTGGGGCTGGGAGCTCGCTGCAACGAAAAGGCGGCCCGGCGACACCCGCTGTGGGGTCCCGGGGGTGGGTCCAGCTGCTCGTGCCCGCGCCTCGCGCGCCGCTGCTCCGAGGCCTCCCGCACGGCCGGGGGCGGGCCGGGCGGGGATTGGGCGCCGcgtgggggggcggggctgggtcGGTGCGCCCCCAGGCGGTTCCTGCCCGGGCGGAAAGTGCCGCGGCCCTCCCGGAAGCCCGGGCGCGCTCCCTGCTTCGGGCGGCTCTCGGCATCGCGCACCCTCCACCACGGTCCCTCGCGCTTCTCAACTGAAGCCCGCGGGGCAGGTGGGGAGACTTCGTTTGAGCGGGAAACCTGCGACGCTTGGTTGGCGGCAGTTCGGCGGACTCCCGCCTGCAGTCAGGCTCGCGAGGGCGTCTTGCTCCCTCGGCTTTGCCTCGGGTGGAGCCTGGTGCCGGCCAAGGACCGAGTCTGCGGTCCCTTGCTGCATTTTCGGCCGGTGCACTCGGGCCCTGCCTGTGCTTTTCCCCCACGCAGACCCCTCTGCCCCGGGCGTCTCGCCCGCCTGCCACTCCGGCCAAGTCCCCGGAGCGGACAGGGGGCCTGTGACGGGTCACCCTCGGCGCTGTCCCCAGAGTGGATGCGCGACGTGATCAATCTCGCTGCATTTATTAATTCCCCCGTCTAGACAGAGGAGAAGGCCGGGCGGCGGCTCCTTATCTGCATTTGGCATCACCTGCAAGCGATACACTGAAGGAGCCACAACAAGCCCCCGCTACGATCGCGGCTGGCCGGGAAAATAAGTCCACCCAGAACCAGTCTGGCGTGtccttggtttattttctttccagagcCTAAATGCAGGGGGCGGGGAATGGCccgggtgggagggggctgggaatgGCCCCTGGATATGCTGTGCCCAGGTCACTTGGTGTGACATTTCAAACCCCTGCGACTTGTTTTCTTGAAAACGGGCTTTAGTGATCGCAGGAAATAAGCGAGAGATACTGAATCTCCAGCAGGCCCCCGGGCTAGCACAAAAAACAGGAGGCTCAGGTTTTAcccttaacaaatatttaaccCTTTGACAGCCTGGGACAGTTCTTTTCCTCAGACCGGGCCTCACTTGGTGGACTCAGGAAGCTGCCACCCTACCAGTCAAACCACTACTCTTGAAGAATCTCTGGCATTGGGTTTCTGCTTCCTTGTCCCTCGAGATAAATGACCCGCAAGTATATCCTCCTTTGTACAGGATTTGTTTTGAAAGAGGGAAATGCCCTGAATAGGGGATGGCTCAGGTAGAGTCTGGTAAGGAAAAATGTGTCCGTGGGGCAGTTGTGGCCGCTCGTAGGTGCCTTCTGTTAAGAAGCTATGTGCTGCTCAGATGGCCAGAAGTCACCGTAGGTTTTTCAGGGGAGCTGATGGCAGGATTCCATGACCCCACCCAGTCCCCAACCCTGAGCCCCCATTAGAAAAGGAAAGCTGGAGGGCTGGCAGtcaattattgaaagaaaatgggaggtGGGCAAATCAAGCCAAATTTATGTTTTACTTCCTCAAAGTCAAGGTGATGCCAGCACAAAATTTGAAGAGAACATTCCCTTTCTTTGGGATTTAGGAAATAGTGGCACAAACTTAGAGATAAGGGAGGAGATCTGTAGAGTTAATGAGGACCAGCTTTACCTCTCAAGTGCTTAGAAACGGTTTTAATCATCAGAGTTAGGTTCTTTGAGGCTTCACTCCCTTAACTGAGACCATTCCCTCCCAAACAGAAATACAGATATTTCCTCTTACCTTCTGGCTGGCCATTGGATAGGAGGCTAAACTTCcaagaaaacttaattttaaaaaacttttgatTAATCCGGCTTATTgggttttgtcattttaaaaaaggaaacaagttcTTGAGCAAAGAATTTCATTAATACATATTGTTCATTAGCTCTGAATTTTTGCTTTTGACAGACTATTTAATGCTATGAATGGAAACATCTGCCTATCTAATTACAGTGAACTCTTACTCTTGGATCAGATATCTAATTCCCCTTTTTGATATTTATGTGAGTGTGCTGATTTTGAATATTGGGAAATTACCCAGATAAAAGTGGTTACTGTGTATCAGGATGCCTGAAACTGTCTGTATTACTGTAGAAAACATGATAAGCTCTTCTCCTGCAGTTTGCTGCTAGCCGCCCGAAAGGGCAGACCATTTCCCATGTGGGTTACACTGGGGAAAGGCTTTGACTTTGAAACCTTATTACAATGGTCGCTGGTGAGGTGTCAAATCTATGGCTTGTTAGCCACATTAATAAATATCAGTTTTACTGGTTCCCAGGTCATCTTTAAACATGTTCAGTAATACAGCTGGGATTTCCTTGTAAATTAAATTACCTGTAACAATcacaaattttgtattttatgctTACTGAACTTTGTAAGTGAGAAACCCCATTGTGTGGTAAAAAGTCAGTTCAATGAAAAGGGGCTATAGGTGGAAAATGGGAGTTATTTAACTAGATTCactttagaataatatttttttccagaagattTATCTAATAATTTGGATAGCTCTATGTAATTGAGGCAGGAAAGGGATTCCCAGAGATGGAAAACTTTATGGCCATTATACCACAAAATTTAATACATATTGAAAGGCTGCACAATTCTGGGAAATTCAGAGTCCCTGTGGCAGTATTCCCAATGAACTTTAATATTTAATGGGTTTGTGGAACAGAGATCAGCCTTTCAATTTTGAATGTGGGATGACTTAAAGCTCAGAGCTGCAAATACTGGGTTTAAACGAGACATTGTCTAAGATTGTTCTCTAGAAAATGTTCAGATTCTACCACTGCTGCCTAGGGGAGGATATACATTGCCTTACATTTAGTTAGCTGTGTTTTCCCATAAAAATGGTGaccaaagagagcaagagaattaGCTGAATAGCAGCATGCTGGAAAGGaaacaatgaatgaataataaactaTTTGAAGAGAAGTTCTAAGCAGGAAATTCAGAGTTTATTAAACTGATGTAGGGAAGATTAGAGGCTTTTAAATATGGGTCTGATTGATGTAAAGGTAAACTCTCCTCAAGATACTGGGATTCAGTGCAATAATGGGGATTGGGTGACCAATTACAGACTAGCACCTTGTTGATGAAGATAAATGCAGTTGGACTGAGAGTAGtaatggcagagagaaagggcacaaggATATACTCTTTGGGATCCAGACGTGGATTTGGGGTTGGCTCAATTTATAAAGCAAGTTTGGGGCCCCACAGCAATCGGGAAAGAAAGGCAGGAGTGTTAGGTGAGTGGGGCCTTTGTCCAGAAGGTTAGGAGCTGGCAGGAGAGTGAGTCAGGGAGTGGGCAACGGGGCAGGGGTTCAGTAAGGCTGAGAATCTCCTCACCGGGAAACTGGATAAGGGGGTGGTTTGAATACAGAAGGCGGGAGAACCCCTGTGTCAGGGTGTGGGAACTGGAGAGAGCAGTGCAAGAATAGGGACGGTGAGGAGTAATCTCTTTGCAGATTATTGAG
This Mustela nigripes isolate SB6536 chromosome 13, MUSNIG.SB6536, whole genome shotgun sequence DNA region includes the following protein-coding sequences:
- the ISL2 gene encoding insulin gene enhancer protein ISL-2; translation: MVDIIFHYPFLGAMGDHSKKKPGTAMCVGCGSQIHDQFILRVSPDLEWHAACLKCAECSQYLDETCTCFVRDGKTYCKRDYVRLFGIKCAKCQVGFSSSDLVMRARDSVYHIECFRCSVCSRQLLPGDEFSLREHELLCRADHGLLLERAAAGSPRSPGPLPGARGLHLPDPGSGRQPSLRPHVHKQTEKTTRVRTVLNEKQLHTLRTCYAANPRPDALMKEQLVEMTGLSPRVIRVWFQNKRCKDKKKSILMKQLQQQQHNDKTSLQGLTGTPLVAGSPIRHESAVQGSAVEVQTYQPPWKALSEFALQSDLDQPAFQQLVSFSESGSLGNSSGSDVTSLSSQLPDTPNSMVPSPVET